Part of the Macrobrachium rosenbergii isolate ZJJX-2024 chromosome 30, ASM4041242v1, whole genome shotgun sequence genome is shown below.
ACCATTATGTTTttacttgtcattattattgctaaCAATAACTTctcctttgtggattttaaccACCTACCACTGAAGCAGCAAGCCGATGTTGCAGTGTTCGGCTTTTAAAATCCCAGTGAGGAAGTTACTGTTAGCACATATGTTcaggctatttattattattattattattaatatcaggcCTATTGTTGACAATGTTTGTTTGGCTGTTCAACCTTTTAATCTGAATGTATTTCTGTATGCCCCATGGCATCTGCATACTGCATTTGTACCGTATATggcagttaatttttttattattatattgtctgGCAAGACACTGTAATGTGAAAGGTATTTAAGCGTCATTAGGATTACGAAAGCAATGCGTATTTACTGTCAAAACAATCGGGGAAACTTTGCCTGCCGTGGAGTGACgataatgataaaagaattaCTTCCTGTTTGCACAATggcttgtttacatttttttcccgGATAATGAGCTATCCCAGGGGTACATGCTACCGCACGAAGGTCAATAAATAGACGGAAACGCCGCTGGCAACCGTCACATTGACACACAGGCCGTTATCGGATGCTGCGAAGTTGACCGCTTTGAGTGGCAGGCGACCGGTAATAGACGGTTGCTGTTCATCTTCGCTAAAGGATGAAAAAGGTAGACTGCGGGAGAATCGGCTCCTTTTTAAGAGAGACTGTGGAGGTCCGGAGGTCGTTCTGGGCCGCACTTTTGGCAGGAATGATCCTCTTCATCTTGGTGCTCTTCCTCACCACGTATTACTCCGTCAGGAGCGTTTTCGCCGATTCGAGGGACGCTGGACCTGATTCGAACTGTACCGAGAACGTGACGCAGGAAGCCGTTCACAACGAGTCGCGACTCGTGTACTGTCTTCGGTACGTGAAAACCTTGACGGCGACTCTGAATAAGCACAGTGATCATTGCATAAACAAGGAGAAACTGTCAAGAGACAGAGACGTCCTGCCTTCAGACCACCCACTGTACGAATCTGTGGTTCCCGATAAGTGGGTTTGTCTGCTCATGTGCAATACGCCAATGGCGTCTTGCTTGTACGGGGAAAAGTGCGTGGCTGTTAAAACGGACGAATTCGAAATTCTGCTTGATGAGGGCAATAGCCCCAAAGTCAAGCCTTCAAAGACAGTTCCACTTAAGGGGAAAAGACTAGTCGTTGGTGGGATCTGTCTCTGCAACGCCGGTTGAGGAACTGTTCATAGTTCGTAATAGATGAAAAATGAGCAATGGTGAAGTACTGTAATTCGGCGAAATTTCACTGGGATGGAAATGATCAGTCACAGGATGAAAGTGACGACACTTCTCTGGAGTAAAGAAACATATTTTAAGTGGAAACAGAATTtgttatgtacagtactgttacGGAGGATAAAAGTCATATTATCCCGTTTATATTCAAGGGTGAAAACTATGCGAATTCACTGGAGTGAGCTAAAGTAGTTCGGATAATTACCACTGTGTGTTCTACAAtcagttgttttaatttatgtatatttatacaaaccaTTGCGTAAGATATTTATGTAGTGCTTTACATAAAGATTCATCCCATAAGAACagaataatcttaaaaaataGTAAACCAAAATGATTGCATGAcagaaaaattcaaaaagagaatagtaaaaataaaccaaattattcAGTTAAAATACGAAGCTCTGCAAATCCAAAAGTTAATATTGGAGTTAATTTTAAACGCCACAAATATGGTCACTTTTTAATATTAGTTGTTattctattattaattattaaaagcatAGTATTATACCTGTTAGATGTAGTAATTCTGTTCATCATTGATGTTTTTCTGTAATGGGTGTTAACAGGGAAACCTTCCACGGAAAACATTGCTACGCAACGCGGGAATTGCTGCCAGATACCACCAGCGAGCAAACTATTGCTCATCGTGTTCACTTGTGTTGCAAGACATGATCCATTATTTACTTCGACTGATTTTATGGGTTTTCTTAAAAAATggatggaaaagagaaagaaagtaccATTTAGATTTAAGACTACAGTAAATACATAGAATGActattctttgtaaacttactgtaAGTAAAATTTGGCTCTGGCACAAAAAACATTCAGCTCAAAtcatgtaagtatacatatatggcTACAGTGTAAAATGGATTTACAAATGTTGAAATAccagaaaagaaatattaaaatactagATCAAGAAAGAAGGAGACTGGTATAGAGTGTGGAacggaaagaaaaaatcaaataggaaaaataaaaatattgaggatGAAAGTAGGAGCCAAGTAAAGTTATTGTTAAGTTCTCTTAAAACTTTGTTTGCCAAGAATTGTCAAATTGTATTTGAATAAACTCTGTAATACTCcaagattttatttcatcattacttccaaaagaatattttttcaagaactgaccatgtatgtttatatatgctttatatatatatatatatatatatatatatatatatatatatatatatatatatatatatatatatatatatgcacgccaGCATTGGGTGTTTGACAGAAGGAAAACAATAATCATTGCCATTCATAATAATTAATGTGAACCTAATTTGCAGTAATGTTCCATAGAATTATGGCGTCAGTGATCTTATAACCAATGAATTCCCATATCGGCTGCTTCATACACCTGCACCGAGGGCTACGTGTTAATATAATTATGTTCGTGTGTTTATCAGTCTTTTGTATATCATGTGGAAGTCTTTCAGCAAATatctcatacacatatatgtatgtaagtgtgtatgtacatgcacactACACAGTATGACTCGATCGACCTCCCTTTCGTCGTGTAAGCTAACGATGGAAACGTAATAGCTAAAAGATAAAGTATATACATCCGGAACAGGATGTTTTGGGTTAAATACATCCGCCCTCGCTGTCATCCTTGAAACTGACAcagtttcgctctctctctctctctctctctctctcaccatttgctgtatgtttttctctctctttttctgtgtgtttctctctctctctctctctctctctctctcaccatttctgtatgttttctcttttctgtgtgtattctctctctctctctctctctctctctcacctctgtatgtttctctctctcttttctgtgtgtattcttcccccctctctctctctctctctctctctactgtatgtgcgtgtgtttgtgtgagagagaaagagagagagacagaaagagagagagagggcgagccGTTACAAAGATAAACTCTACTTTCCATCGAAAACTTAAGAAGATCGGCAcagccttccccctccctcccacccccataACCAAAGGAGGCCCGTCCCATTCCCGAGGACCTACTTGCCTAACAACAACAGTACCCAAGTCAGTACGAGGTTCCCCCTTCGTTATTTAACTTTTCTCGAGTCTTTGAGCTTGTGTCATGCCATTTATGGTTTAGAAATAGGAAGAACTGGACTAGAGTCgtgatattatataaattataagtacGATTACTGTTTGTGGGTCACAGAAGGTTAAAAATTATGTAAGACGATCGTGAGCTTTTCGGGCAACGGCTAACGAGTCAAGTGACCATTTTCACGTACGCTTATTTTCTCggtattttgttttatagaattacataattttttatttaaataagccTGTATCGTCATGGAATAATGTAATATTCTGTACCCGTGGTGTAGGGAAAGTTAGGACTCTCAAGGTTAGCGTTGGATTTAACCCGTAAGcaatttagtgaaagtgttgGCGAGGTTTAGTGTTACTTCCGGGGCTGGTCTTGGGGGGGTCAGAGCTCCCCacgccaggtcagggcacggcgccccAAGGGAggttaatatgataaaaaaaaacctgccattaaaagcttaacctaaccttacctagagCATTGtgacctgacctaaccagatcttacctgaCTTCAGGTGTCTTTCCCTGACCTGATTAGGGGCTTTGCCCCCGTGGACCTGGACCCCCCAATAACTTTTATTCCATGGAAGTTTTTGCTAGGgggcaaaattaaattttataagttgctaatacacgatatgaaattgtaacctacatttttgaaaagtgcTCCTTATTTTGGACCCCATAAACACTATCACGCAAACgatcaattaaaaaatttaaattacgacataaggtaagacaatacaggccaccacccccctccatggctaatacggcaaaattgtaacctgtaaacacccctaggttacgttaggttggtatttttaggttctttttgtGGCCtatcatttccaagccatttttgcatgaaaaaccctaAATGGTTTTTCAAGCAAAAATGGCTAGCAGGAGTCTTaatggcaacttataaaattttaccggcTGTGTCCCCAATTTTGTAAAGTTTGAATCAAAGGGAGCCACCCCCATGGTTTAAGTCGGCCGTATGGTAAAAATATACCGTCTAATAGAGGTGCCCTGTAGGTTCTATTCTGTGCTTATCGTCATAATCATGTCCCTCTGAAATTCCAGCACTCTTGCAGTTACTGTGCTTTATCTTTCATAAATCTCCACTCCTCCCATCCTCCTGTTTCATAGGTTAGGTGAGAACTTGGTCGTCCAACTCTTCAGGCACCCTCAGGAGTCCAGTTGACATGTCAGGTCTTATTTTCTCCTTGGGTAGTACAAAGGACAAGCCCAAACCATTGCCATCTCCCACTTATCATTGTTTCACATATATTTGATAGACATTTCTTACTCTTCTCTTACATCTAAATTGTTTTAGGCAATTTGCTAACTGAAAGAGAATGCAGGAGGTTAGGCTCTGACTAGCTTACACTGATTAGATAGTTTGTGTAAGTTAGGCTTAGGCTGACTTACAATGATTAGATAGTTTGAAGAGGTTAGGCTTAGACTAGCTTACACTGATTAGGTAGTTTGTGTAAAGGTTTGATTTGGGTAATATAAGGCCTGttgtttaggttaggttaaatactGTCCTAGACTGTTTGTTAAGTTGATTATTACACTTCCTATAATTTTCTGActacttatgattttttattttaccgtgATTACCCATTGGGCAAGTCATTCCTCGTCACTGCGATTACCCCAGCCTCCTCTCTAACAGTGTGGGGTTAGGCAAGAGTGGCTTTTAAAAGAAACAGTGGTAGGGTAGTGAATGAAATAGGCTTGCCCTTAGCCTATATGCACTGTTTTATTAATAAGCTAAAGTGAAGGAgttgtcagaaaaagaaaaaaaggtaatggGTGCTTTTGCCAAAATAGGTACATTGTATCATAACCTCACCTGGACATAGTGTTCTACTGCCTGTGGTagtttctccccctccccccatcaacCCCAACCAACATACCTTACTTAAGATGCCATATTCCAACATTGTCCTGACTGGGATTTCTTTGCCTTGCAAGGATCCCCCCAATTCACATAGCCTCACAAAGGATGGGTGTTGACCCCCAGGCCCACGTTCTCAACCTGTCTTAAAGTTACTCACTGTGGTGGTCTCTGAAGAGATTGTTCCCAACTTTTCCACTTAAAGTAACTTTGCAAGTATAGGTGTTATTGTTCCTAATGTAAGAAGCTTTGTCATTCACCAATTCTTTATACAGTATACCATTCATTAGATGAAAGTATCATTGATTCATCGTTACTACATTGGAagataatttgtcatttttcaaaacttGGCTCTTGGTAAAGTGGGCAGTAACCTGGCACCTCAGAGAATGTGGGCTCTGGTACTCAGCAGAACAAGTAGTCCTTATTAGTTTTTGAAGCATGGGACCTAAAGGCAATATCTGTAGTTCTGCTGGTGAAACAGAGGTATAGGAATTGTCTGAAGAGGGTATCTTCCTACTGAGATGCCAGGAATTGCTGGatttcagcctcatacctcacTGACTGCTCCACATCAGAACCATTCCAGGGCTAGGAGAAACTCAGTTTTCCATTTAGGGAAATGAATAATTGCAAATGTGAGTAGTAGTACTGTAGCTTATATTCATGCTATACAGAACAATATTACTTGTACTGTTGGATACCACCCTGCTAAACACCAGGTAGTTTATGATTAGGCTTgctaaaagcattaaaaacagcCCCCTTATAAAGGATGTATGAAATCTGTAAAGTAGGTTTTATTAAGTGCTTGGCTGCTGACACCTAATTTTCGAAGTTTACATATACTACTCGTGAAGTCAGAAGCAGTACTAAAATAAAGGGAATTACTGGtgctttttttcattacatttcatgtACTGCATGCACCATAAATACAATCACAATTAAGGTCATTACCCTTGGCAGCCTTTAATGTGAGAAAACTACAGGATACTTCTTGGAGGATTGCCCAATCCCtccttttaaatacagtattattgATTGCTTTGGATAGGTGACTGGTTTTACAGAGTCTTGTCTTTATTTACCTGAGAAAATTATGTCCATCATCGCAAGAGTGGTGAGATGGTAAATATTAGCCAATTTTGCAATTCCTTGTTTGAAAAAACCATCAGTTGTGGAGGACTTTATAACTCCACAACGGAAAGGTACTACACTAGTTTGCCTTTTAACAGAATACAGTAGTAGGTAAAATTGCATGGGCTGAACTCTCTAAGATTGTCACTGTGAGTGTAGGGGGAGgacctttatttaattttattgcaattCAGTATCTGGGTATCTGGTTCCATAATGTAACTGGCAAAAGCATGTACTAAGGAGGTGAATTTATTTCATCCATATGAATGAAATACCTAAAAAATGTTTGATATGATCTGTCTGCAATAATGGTTCTGTGTTCATGCAGAGTAATGGTATATGTCTCTTAATTTCAGAATGCTACGAACAGCACACAGAATATGCTTGTATGGATGCAATCATGTGTTGCATACCAGATCATTCACTGCCTTAGCAGAAACTGCAGCAGGTGCTAGTGCCTTTAATACACAACAGCAAGCACCACACAGGAGGTAAGtgtaatctaaaaaaaacattactgtattatGGAGGATGATTGATATTTTGGCCATGATCTCCGTGAATgaatttaagtatacgttagtttaaccagaccactgagctgattaacagctctcctagggctggcctgaaggattagacttattttacgtggctaagaaccagttggttacctagcaacggacctacagcttattgtagggGATCCGAaccattatactgagaaatgaatttctatcaccagaaataaattcctctaatcctccACTGgacggccggagaatcgaacgcgggcctaggagagtgctaggcgagtacgatatcgacccacccAGTGAAGAACTCGTTGTATACAGTGCAGTCTGTAGTTGAAAGTTTGTTCATTATATACCTTATTCAGGTTGTTACCTATTGTCATATGGTGACCCAAGTGGTAATCtaattgtttaatttgagtttttctGGAAGTGATTATGATTGTTTCATGGTTTTTtcagaatatgtatgtatagctttatgtatttttttttgtaataatttatcatcctttttgttttcaatttgacAGTGACATACTACTGTAGTTTTGGCACTTATTGGTTTTGTAATGGACAATGAGTCATTGTGGGAATGATCTGTTGTCAGTTTTGTTGTGCATTAGCTAGCCAGAATTTTTGTCAGTTGGCCACCCTGCCTCACAAATCCCTCAGCCTAGTATACTCATGTCTCTACAAGGCTTCTCCTAATGTGCTCAACTTGATATCATTTTATGAAATGGTGTTTGGTATCaaagtaaatttcattaaaataattgtcCATACTTTCTGTAGTCATGTATAGCACTGAGAGAGTAAATACCTCACCAGaactttatattctttattccagatcATGTGTCTGTGATTTACACACCTCTGCTGTTAAGCAGACCTCTGAGCGAACTCCGGAGCCAACGCGAATGCGTGTTATTTCCATCCCAAATCCATTCAGGTGGTTACACAATCAGGTAGAAATAGCCACACTGAAAAGAGAATGGGATCCTAATTTTTCCATTGAAGACTTCAAATATGGAGTAAAACAGGTAACAGTAGTCATTTTGATTTGTCAAATGTTCATTGTTTTATGTTAGGCTTTTGTTACGTAATCTATTCTGTCATGCATTTCAACTTGTGTTTTGGTAAAACTAAATGACTTACAGATGACCTCTTCATTTACGAACTATCGTATAAAATCAAAGTGTTCTTGGTGTTAGAGCTCGCTAAAAGTGCTCCAGTTTTGATCAGTGTTAGAGAAGTCATTATTGGTTTGGAGCACAATCATTTTGCTCTAGAATCAAGTGGGATTTGGAAGTCCAGAAGTGGGACTTAGTGAGGCTGTCTTTGAGAAGGCATGCCAACAGTAGACTAAATCAATGTCAGTGTGTTGTGTACCTCATGACTTTCAGGTCCTTTTCAAGCCAGGCACTGTAGGACCAGTGTGAAGGCTTACTCATAAGCCATCATGCTGGTCTTACACCATTTACTTGGGGTGAATGATGTTGGAAttctattatatattacattatatttggGGATGTGAAAAGATCACTACTGGTACATATAATAGTAGTGTAACCATTctcaattaaattttaaatatgctATTTTTAGCATTTCAGCAGACAGGTAGTATCTTGGCTAAGCCACTAGCTGCTTATAATATACGTCTAGCACAAATACACGTAAAGTAAAAGTGGTGTATAGAGCTTATGTCACCTTTtatttctcccattatattactagTGTTATTCTTCACAGGCAGTGTGCACCTCTTCAGAGCTCATTAGCAGAAGAGAGTGGGGAGAGTTGCGAGGCCTTTTGTCTCAGAAAGCTATCACAAAGTTGAGGAGTACCCAGTGGACCAGTGACCAAGTAAGGGAGCCAGTTAACTTGTTGCCGTTTTGTTTATTCCACATTATTATATCTGGAGCTTGCTggatattcatgaaaataattgtCTGCTATTTATCATTGTTCCTGGATTTTTAGCACTTGTTTGATAGCTTAGCTGAAATGCTTAGTTTTCAAGACAACTCATAGTCACTTGATGCAGGTCCTTTTAGTGTAGTATCGTGATTATTATGCACTAACAGCTATATCTTCCTGTTTTCAGGTACACAATTTGGTTCTTAATCCTAAGAATATACAAGTGACTCAAATAGACAATGTTAGTCTACAGACAGTCGTTGGTAAGTATTGTTGTGAGACAGAATTAAACAATTAGATTAGTTTCATTTTATACTGAGTGAGCACCAGGGCTTTGGACTGATGCTGTGTAATTTAGCAGAGAGAATCATACTTTTTGTGGCCaatgatggattttttttcttgtatgtagctttgtcatttcatttaaaattcaaaatatgtaacTGCAGTAAGAAATCAGTGTCTTTTGTTGTGTCACCCGTCTGCATTTTTCTTACAAGTTTTCCTTTGGTATGTTGAAACTTAATGATTAATTTTCCAAACTTTGTGGAATGTTCTTTGTTTCATGTAAGTCTGATGTTAATTTATTCTGATGTGAGGAAAGACTCATTACTTATAAGGTGTGTTCCTTTCACAGATCGAAAGTATTGTGATATTGATGTGACTGTCATTGGGACCCGTGCACCTTATAACCCAGACAAACATTCTTTAGTAGTTTTGGAATACTTTGCAAGGTAAGTCGAGACTTTGGCCTTCTGCAGTACAGTTAGCATTAAGACCTATGCTCCTgttaaggtaatttattttgtgtGGAGATATTTCTCATACAGCTTATGATTTTTACAAGTTACGTACTATACAAGTTGACGCAGTAGCAAGCAGTTATGGCCAGAAATTTTATAGGAAATCCAATGAATTCTGGAATTCTCATTTATTATTAGCCCCCAAAATTTTATGCATGTAACTCATGACCTTGGGAACTTTACTTTAATGAAATAGGTTTAGAAATATGATACAGTCCGTTTGCCTGTACAGTACTGTGGTAATTTAGAGGCTAATATTATCGCTTCACATGAAATGTTATGGGTATCATAAGAACTGTTCGAGTATGTAGTTGAGGGacgtttatacattttttcaataGTCTCCCTGATTATGATTTTTACAGGAATTAGATTTTTGACAGGAAAACTTCACTTTGTTAGTTACTACAGTTGTTGTCTTTCAACACATCTCAGAAATAGTAGTCTCCCTCTCCATCGTAGAGTATACATCTAGGTCCTGAAGCACCCTTAATGGTGGGAATTGATCGTTCTCATGTAGATTGAAGCAGCAAGGTGGGATATGGAGGAGGGTCAGTTTTTTGTATGTACAGAAATGATTTGTAACTTTATGTTAGCCTGAGTAGCTACTTGCTTAGCAGTCTTGTTACCTGTAGATTGTTAAAGGATCCAGAACTTCTAGGGGGTGCTAGTACAAAGGACCCTGTTGAATATATGTCCCATTCTCAGGAGATGAATGATCACTAGTTCCAAATTACTACTAGGTAAGTATATGAGAAAAATTGCAAATCCCTTGCTAGAAGCTTCCAGGATCTTCTTCTCTGAGATTTTAGCTCGTTATGTGACCCTAAATTAATTGATGTAGCTCTTGAGATGATCCTAAATAAATGCTTCTTCATTCAAACCCTTGTGATAGAGCAGATCTCTGGCCTTTTTTTTTGGCAGATACCAACAGCTTCCTCATTCTCTTTTTATACTGTAGAAAGTTATTCATTATGGGAATAGTGGCTTTAAGAGGATCTGTGCACCTTGAACTACATCAGTCACAAAGGATGTACCAATTGCCATGGTAAAGTCTGGAGGTTAATTCTTTCCCAGCGGTTGAGATTACACACATTCTGCACATGTCTGGGTAGAGAGACCACTCTGATGACAAGACTTGTGTCTTTGATAGAGGGAATCTCTCATTCCATTATGTCTCTTTGGGACAAACCTTGGGATTATAGTGTTTTGCTCCTTTGCTCAGAGAAACATCTTAATTGCCAGCAACAAACATGGAGGGCAGTCTCATGCCCCTTACATTTTGAAGTATGCCACAGTAGTATTGTGGGGACTTGACTCTGACAAATCTGCTAACTGCTTGGCACATAcctgaagaaaaaacatgaacTCGGGTAAGTTGATGTAGCAAAATCTGATGAGGGTACCGTGGCCTCTTTTGAGGTTTTGATGAACAATGGCTCTGGAGCAGGTGGCATTGTTTTTACTAGCCAGGTCATTAGTTACTTCATCCTTGAACATTGTGTTTCAGGCTGAACCTATGACAGAGTACTTACTTGGAATGCATCCATCTCTTGGatcacaattttctctctctctctctctctctctctctctctctctgtactcatTCGATCTGAATAAGGGCAAATCAGAATGAGTGTAGATGTGTAGTCGTGGGAGAATGTCTTTATTGATAGAATGATTTTGTTCTTTTCAGGATTGGATTTGACTGGGATAATTAATAAAGTATCATATGATTAATGAGTTTGTgtaaaaaatgtgtttatataaaaaatatttcattacactGAGTGTCTCCATGATTTAAGCAGACAGAGTGGAGATCCATGGTATAGGCAAACAAACCATAGATAAAGATTTTTAAGAAACCATGTACAATTATGTATCAACCTTTTTTTTCCAGGTTCCACAGAGAATATACTGACCATGTGCTTCCAGAATGGACCATTACAGTTTTCAAGCTCAACAATTTTGAAGCTTATCAAAGAAAAGTCGGCACTTGATTTTAGTTCTTTGACTTATAAGcattttgtcttcattattaATCCATTAGAATTATTGTATGTGaaagaatttcttgaaaatatttttagaattttgtattttgtagtttTCGTTTTTTAATTTGTAGAAAGCCCCTATTCATCTTGCGTCAAggtgaatttatattttgatttttattaggtACATTGTgtaggtacatatatatgaagtatttatGTATGGGGGTTCCTGCTATATGTAATTTGATGGTTATGTGAAAACACACTACAGGATGTTGCAGACTTGTGAAATCCGGTTCCCTTGGAAAGGAATACGGAAAATACGAATCTGGTTTACTAAGTCAGCCATTTGATGTGATGTAGGATTGTGgttcgtgtatatatacagtttgtttgtgtattgTTATCCACAAACAATTTTatgtaaatagaaaagaaagccTTATGGTTATTGGTAGTAAGAAGTTCCTGAGCTGAGTATATTAGAGTTTAAAGGTAGAcctatgtattattattgttattgtgcaGTTTGAGAAGACCATTGTGTCACTCAATCTGGACTCATAGGGCTCGTTTGAAGGGTTTGTCCATAAGTTTAAGGTGAAAATTGGAGTATGATTGAAGAAGTTGGAAATGTAGATGAGTAGTGACCAAACAGAAGGTAGGAaaagtaaaaagacaaaatacattGCAACTAAAAGGGccaaaaattacttcaaaaaaccTTGAGGTCTGCAAGAAATGTGCTGCTGAAGTTGTTGGAGTTGCGACTCCCCCTCCCACGCCTGTGTCTTCATTAATTATGTATAGAGAAATGTtcttgaaattatgaaatgataaatattgtgaataatggaaaaattcttttttttattaataaatttattgttcAGGAGTGCTTAAAGTATGTTACTACAGTACTTATTACACAAGGGACATCCACAACCTTTGCTTTGCGGCTGCTGACATCATATCTCCATCTACTTTGAATTGAGCCATTTAGAAGTTAAGTTACTAGTTTTCTGTAAGGAGTAAGCACTTCTGAAAATGTAGTCAGAAAATATAATATTGCTCCAGACCAAGTTTTTTTCAACATAATCCATTTCTTTCAAGTAGAAAAAGCAGTGGAACATGAGTGTAATAGTTCATGTCTGTCCATGTTCCATCCAGCAATTTCTTTTTAACGTTCAACTTCGACAGTTTTCAATATTCTTCGTTTATAGTTTTCGTCAGTTAACCATTATACTGAATATAAGAATAGCGCCTTCAGCTTGGCCATGTTGtatcaagaattttttctttatataactaCAAAAAACCATCCACAAGTGAATAACAATT
Proteins encoded:
- the LOC136854987 gene encoding m-AAA protease-interacting protein 1, mitochondrial gives rise to the protein MLRTAHRICLYGCNHVLHTRSFTALAETAAGASAFNTQQQAPHRRSCVCDLHTSAVKQTSERTPEPTRMRVISIPNPFRWLHNQVEIATLKREWDPNFSIEDFKYGVKQAVCTSSELISRREWGELRGLLSQKAITKLRSTQWTSDQVHNLVLNPKNIQVTQIDNVSLQTVVDRKYCDIDVTVIGTRAPYNPDKHSLVVLEYFARFHREYTDHVLPEWTITVFKLNNFEAYQRKVGT